ATACGTGCCGTGCTCCGGGTCAAGCGGCACGGCGGCGCCGCCCAGCCGCCCGGCCAGCCGCCGCGCAATCGCGGAGACATCGCCATCCACGGCCAGGTCCAGGTCGTGGTTCGGCCGGCCGAGCAGCGCGTCGCGCACACAGCCGCCGACCAGCCAGAGGCGCGCCTCGTCAGCCGGCGCCGCGTCGCGCAGCGCCTGCAGCAGCCGCTCGGGCACGGCGCTCAAAACGTCCTGGGCGGTGCGCATGGGGTCGCGGACGGGCTCACTCGGCCTCGTCCGCCTCCTTCAGCGCGGCACCGCCGCCACGGCGCGGCGCGGGCGTGATGCGGTACAGGTCGTCGCGGCTGGCGAGGTTGTCGATGTAGAGGTTGCCGTTTAGATGGCCGATCTCGTGCTCCAGCGCCTGCGAGAGCAGCGAGTTGGGCGGCGCCTTGATGCGGAACTCCTTGCCGTGCCGGTCCAGCGCCTTCACCACTACAGACTCGGCGCGCGTGAGTTCGCCCTGGTAGCCGGGCAGCGAGAGGCAGCCCTCCGTTACGCGGCGTTCGCCCGTGCGCTTGACGATCTCCGGGTTGACCAGCACCAGCTCGGGGAAGTCGTCGTGCACCTTCTCGACCACCACCAGCCGCCAGGGCAACCCGATTTGCGGCGCCGCCAGGCCGACGCCAGGGGCGTCGCGCATCGTCTCGAACATGTCGTCGATCAGTTGCTGCATCGACTTGCTCTGCAAGTCGCGCGGATTCACGCGCGAGCTGGGCCGGTGCAGCACCGCCTCGTTCGCGTCACCCAGTTGCACAATCGGCCGGATCGCCACCGCAAACACTCCACCGCGGCGCCGCTCGGCCGCGCCGCCCGCACTGATTGTACGAAACAGGGGCGCAGACGATAGCGCCGGGCGATGAGCCGGCAGGGCGCTACAATGGTCAGCGCACGCCGGCTGTACAGGAGATGGTCGCGCGGCGGGACGAAGGAGCGACGGCAATGACGGCGACGAACACGGGTATCGGCATCAAGCGCCTGCAACACGCGGTGCTGATCGTTTCGGATGTAGAGCGCAGCATCCGCTTCTACGAGGATGTGCTCGGCATGGAGCTGCACCGCCGCCGGCCGAACGGCATGGCCTTCCTGGTGCTCCCCGGCAGCGGCGCCGACCACGACCTGGCGCTGGTTCCCCAACCCGACGCCCGCCCGGTTGACAAGGGCGCGGCGCGGCTGCTGCACACCGCCTGGGAGGTGGGCGACGTGCGCGACCTCGTGCAGGCGAAGGCGCGCATGCAGGCCGCCGGCTGCTACAAGGGCGGCACCAACCACGGCATGAGCCTCTCGCTCTACGGCGAAGACCCGGACGGGATCGAGTTCGAGGTCTTCTGGAGCATTCCTGGCGCCCGCTGGGGCGAGAACGTCGATCTCGATCTCGACGCCGAGCTGGCGAAGTACGCCGGCTGAATCGGCGGACGAGATCGTTGCCCATGCGCCGCGTGACGTTGCGCCGTCTGTTACGTCTCTGACGAACAGTCGGTCGAACGCCTGATCCGAACCGCCGCGGCGCCTTCCACGCCCCCGCTCCGGTACGCTGGAGCGGGGGCGCTCGTTGCCACGGCGGTTTGTAGTCGCTGACTGGACCGAGAGAGACGATGGTTGACGACGGGGAACTGCGCGGCCGTGTCGCGCTGGTGACGGGCGGGGGCCGCGGCATCGGCCGGGCGATCGCGCAGGCACTTGCCGCGGCGGGTGCTTCCATCGCCGTGCTGGCCCGCAGCGTGGCGGAAGTGCAGGAGACGGCGCGGCCGATCGCAGCGGACGGCGGTCGTTGCCTGGCGCTGACGGCGGACGTTACGCGGCAGGTCGAGGTCGAAGCGGCGGCCGCCCGCGCCGCGGCAGAGCTTGGGCCGATCGACCTGCTGGTCAACGCCGCCGGCAGCCACCTGGCCGTGGGTGAACTGTGGGAAGTCGATCCCGATCTCTGGTGGACGGATGTCGAGTCGAACCTGCGTGGGCCGTTCCTCTGCTGCCGGGCGGTGCTGCCCGGCATGATCGCGCGCGGCCGCGGCCGCCGCCAGCGGCGCCGCGCTCGAGCCGCGGCCGTACTCTACCGCTTACGCCGCTGCCAAGGCCGCCGTCCTGCGCCTGACGGACAGCCTGCACGCCGCCGTGCAGCCGCGCGGCATCCGCGTCTTCGCCGTGCACCCCGGCGGCGTGCGCACGGCGCTGACCGAGCGCATCCTCGCCTCAGAGGCCGGCCGTGCCGCCTATCCGCACTGGCAGTCGCTGGCGTGGCAACCGCCGGAACGGGTCGCGGCTCTGATCGTCGCCATTGCCCGCGGCCGCGTGGACGGGCTCGGCGGCCGCTACATCGACGCCGCCGATGACCTCGAACTGCTGCTCGCCCACGCCGGCGAGGTCGAGCGCGACGACCTCTACACGCTGCGCCTTGCTCGCCTCACGTCGAAGGGTTGAGGGTGTAATGAGGGTGTAGGGGGTAGGGTAAAACCGCGTGCCGATTACCGGGCCGCACGTGCCGCCCATCCTGTACCCTGTCACCTATGACCCGGCGAGGAAGCGGCATGACGAGTACCGGCGCGGCAACGGATCTGATCGCGGCGGCGCGGGCGCTGGCGCCGCGCCTGCGCGTGCTGGCCGACGAGACCGAACGCGAACGGCGGTTGCCGGCCGAGCTGATCGACACGTTCCGCGCGGCGGGCTTCTGGCGCATGTGGACGCCGGCCGAGTTTGGCGGCAGCTTCGTCGATCCGTTCACCTTTATTGAGGTGATCGATGAGCTGGCCCGTGCCGATGGCTCCGCGGCATGGAACGTGCTGATCGGCGCCGGCAACGCGATCGTGGCCGGCTGGCTGCCGCCGGAGACGCAGCGCGAGATCTGGGGTGACAACCCGGACACGATCACGGGCGGCGTCTACGGCCCGCGCGGCACGGCCGTGGCCGTGCCCGGCGGCTACCGCGTCGACGGGCGCTGGGCCTTCGGCAGCGGCGTGCAGCAGTGCGCCTGGATGGTCGGCGGCTGCTTCATCTACGACGGTGACCAGCGTCGCCTCACACCCGCGGGCCAGCCGGCGGCGCGCATCATGGTTGTGCCGATCGCGCAGGTGCAGATCATCGACACCTGGCGCGTGGCGGGGATGCGCGGCAGCGGCAGCCACGACTACGCCTTTCATGACCTGTTCGTGCCGGAGGCGCGCAGCTTCGACTTCGCCGAGCCGCCGCTGCGGACCGAGCCGCTCTACCGCCTGCCCCGTTTTGGCCTGCTGGCGAGCGCACTGAGCGCGGCCTGTACCGGCATCGCCCGCCACGCGATCGAGGCGCTGCAAGAGCTGGCGCAGGCGAAGACGCCGACCGGCCAGACGAGCCTCTTGCGCGAGCGCGCCGCCGTGCAGGCCGACGTGGCCCGCGCCGAGGCGCTGCTGCGTTCCGCCCGCGCCTTTCGGACAGAGGCGCTTGGCGACGCATGGCGGGCCGCGAACGCCGGCGTCGAGCTTGCGGCGGAGCGGCGGGCGCTGGTGCTGCTGGCCGCGGCGAACGCCGCGACGGCCTCGGCGCAGGCGGTGGACCTGATGTACAACGCCGGCGGCGCCAGCAGCATCTACGAAACGAGCCCGCTGGAACGCTGCTTCCGTGACGTGCACGTCGCCACGCAGCACTACATGCTCGGCCCGCTCAGCCTGGAGCTTGCCGGCAAGGCGCTGCTCGGCTTCGACATGAGCGGCAGCGGCCTCTGAGTTCGGTTCCGTAAAGTAGTTCCGGCCGCGAAAGGGATGCGGAGCGAGGGCGAGCGTCGCGGGGCTGTCTCTCTCGCCGGACGGGGTCGAGGCGCTCAAACACCAGATCGCGGAGGCGGGGCCGCGGCTTCGCAACCCCGCCTCGTGTGCAGCCGTTACCGGGGGCAGTGGCACGCCGTGTCAACTGGTGCCGGCGAGACCGGGGCCACCGAGCGGCTGCGGTCCAGCCTCCCGCGCGATACCGAGCACGGCCCGATGCTCGGCCTCGAACACCCAGCCGAGCGCCACGACGCTGCTCACCACCGCGGCCCACAGCCAGACATCGGCGTGGCTTTTGCTCGCGAGGCCGAGGATGAAGCCGACGACGCCGAGCGCCAGGCCGAGCAGACCAAACGCTACCCCCAGCCCGGCGTAGGCGTCAGCGCCGGCAGCCATACGGTTGCGGCGCAGCTCGTCCATCGTCGCGGCAAGGCTGAGGACCGCCAGGATGACGCCGCTCACGAGCCAGGTGCTTGCGTGCGCCTTGTTCGCCAGACCGACGATGAAGCCGACTACCCCCGCCGCGAGCGCGAGCACGAACAGCAGGCTGCCGAGCCAGGCATCGACGCGCCGGGCCTGGTCGCCAGCCGCCGTGCGCAGTTCGTCGACGAGTACGGCTCCGGAGA
This genomic window from Dehalococcoidia bacterium contains:
- a CDS encoding acyl-CoA dehydrogenase family protein is translated as MTSTGAATDLIAAARALAPRLRVLADETERERRLPAELIDTFRAAGFWRMWTPAEFGGSFVDPFTFIEVIDELARADGSAAWNVLIGAGNAIVAGWLPPETQREIWGDNPDTITGGVYGPRGTAVAVPGGYRVDGRWAFGSGVQQCAWMVGGCFIYDGDQRRLTPAGQPAARIMVVPIAQVQIIDTWRVAGMRGSGSHDYAFHDLFVPEARSFDFAEPPLRTEPLYRLPRFGLLASALSAACTGIARHAIEALQELAQAKTPTGQTSLLRERAAVQADVARAEALLRSARAFRTEALGDAWRAANAGVELAAERRALVLLAAANAATASAQAVDLMYNAGGASSIYETSPLERCFRDVHVATQHYMLGPLSLELAGKALLGFDMSGSGL
- a CDS encoding VOC family protein; the protein is MTATNTGIGIKRLQHAVLIVSDVERSIRFYEDVLGMELHRRRPNGMAFLVLPGSGADHDLALVPQPDARPVDKGAARLLHTAWEVGDVRDLVQAKARMQAAGCYKGGTNHGMSLSLYGEDPDGIEFEVFWSIPGARWGENVDLDLDAELAKYAG
- the def gene encoding peptide deformylase; the protein is MAIRPIVQLGDANEAVLHRPSSRVNPRDLQSKSMQQLIDDMFETMRDAPGVGLAAPQIGLPWRLVVVEKVHDDFPELVLVNPEIVKRTGERRVTEGCLSLPGYQGELTRAESVVVKALDRHGKEFRIKAPPNSLLSQALEHEIGHLNGNLYIDNLASRDDLYRITPAPRRGGGAALKEADEAE